A part of Paraliobacillus zengyii genomic DNA contains:
- a CDS encoding sensor domain-containing diguanylate cyclase, whose product MKVAEERFEKLFSKELISTIHNQEELVNKMVTEIKQLTDASHVGVYLYDHWKDDFELVKIASNGENSFRRYLFSDGILSKEENKRYHSAFNIYNGQDAFLQQYDYPAFLVALNKMDTKVGYMLIAFETELDDNDQFYHFLEKVASEINSLLNGLDDYSQMMEQASKYELMYRVTQKFHSTMNTNDVLTEIVDAIKYIYPDFSCNLFLSRDYQSDKKLPVKELIYNEEFAEKLSVKAFLTGEIKLEVDKNKSRLFAPLHGKQGTYGVLQITAYNISKFPESDVEFIRLLASTAGNALENAQLYQQSNQLIADLQLINEISHKLNSNLRLNETTLFMKQQLQDSFHAEEIGFVLLNEEEEKYQILHESTPFFDTTDASVFIEEMLQILQEEKDAIFVGDFTKKYPNRSFGLKAVMVMPMIQSDQLKGAIIILHKNPYFFSFENFKLIKSIVHHSTLAFVNSMLREQLENLVITDYLTKLYSRKYLDEKCKQHLETDREGIFLLLDIDDFKHVNDTYGHDVGDELIIQVANIIKNNVKNDGFAARWGGEELAVYLPECNLEKGMEVASTLVKLIEMRTEPKITVSIGIACWDQSNPEKMNAIFDRADRSLYEAKRLGKNGVAKL is encoded by the coding sequence ATGAAAGTTGCCGAAGAGAGATTTGAGAAACTATTTTCAAAAGAATTGATTTCTACCATTCATAACCAAGAAGAATTAGTAAATAAGATGGTGACAGAAATCAAACAACTTACAGATGCTAGTCATGTCGGAGTATATTTGTATGATCATTGGAAAGACGACTTTGAATTAGTGAAAATAGCTTCAAATGGTGAAAATTCATTTAGAAGGTATTTATTTTCTGATGGCATTTTAAGTAAAGAAGAAAACAAACGGTATCATTCAGCGTTTAATATTTACAATGGACAAGATGCTTTTCTTCAACAGTATGATTATCCTGCCTTTTTAGTAGCGTTAAATAAAATGGATACCAAAGTTGGTTATATGTTAATTGCCTTTGAAACAGAGTTAGATGATAATGATCAATTTTATCATTTTTTAGAAAAAGTAGCTTCGGAAATAAATTCTCTATTAAATGGTTTGGATGATTACTCACAGATGATGGAGCAGGCAAGTAAATATGAATTAATGTACAGAGTGACCCAAAAGTTTCATTCAACTATGAATACGAATGATGTGTTAACAGAAATTGTTGATGCTATAAAATATATTTATCCTGACTTTAGTTGTAATTTATTTTTATCCCGTGATTACCAAAGTGATAAGAAATTACCTGTTAAAGAATTAATATATAACGAAGAATTCGCTGAAAAATTAAGTGTGAAAGCATTTTTAACTGGAGAAATTAAATTAGAAGTCGATAAAAATAAATCACGCTTGTTTGCGCCATTGCATGGGAAACAAGGTACGTATGGTGTATTACAAATTACTGCCTATAATATTTCCAAATTCCCGGAAAGTGATGTAGAATTCATTCGGTTATTAGCAAGTACAGCAGGTAATGCATTAGAGAATGCTCAACTTTATCAGCAATCGAACCAATTAATAGCGGATTTACAATTAATAAATGAGATCTCGCATAAGTTAAACTCTAACTTACGTTTAAATGAAACAACACTGTTTATGAAGCAACAATTGCAAGATTCATTTCATGCTGAAGAGATTGGCTTTGTTTTATTAAATGAAGAAGAGGAGAAATACCAGATCTTGCATGAATCAACACCTTTTTTTGATACAACAGACGCAAGTGTGTTTATAGAGGAAATGCTTCAAATATTGCAGGAAGAAAAAGATGCGATATTTGTTGGGGATTTTACGAAGAAATATCCGAATCGTTCGTTTGGCTTAAAGGCAGTGATGGTCATGCCGATGATCCAATCAGATCAACTAAAAGGTGCAATTATCATTTTACATAAAAATCCGTATTTCTTTTCTTTTGAGAATTTCAAATTAATTAAATCGATTGTTCATCACTCGACACTAGCTTTTGTTAACTCCATGTTACGTGAACAGTTAGAAAATCTAGTTATTACTGATTATCTAACAAAACTATATTCACGTAAATATTTAGATGAAAAATGTAAACAACACTTGGAAACAGATCGAGAAGGTATATTCTTATTGCTAGATATCGATGATTTCAAGCATGTTAATGATACGTATGGCCATGATGTTGGAGATGAATTGATTATCCAAGTTGCAAACATTATTAAAAATAACGTGAAAAATGATGGTTTTGCAGCTAGGTGGGGTGGCGAGGAATTGGCAGTTTATTTACCTGAATGTAACCTCGAAAAAGGTATGGAAGTAGCGTCTACACTTGTTAAATTAATTGAGATGCGTACAGAACCAAAGATAACCGTATCGATTGGGATAGCTTGCTGGGATCAAAGTAATCCTGAAAAAATGAATGCTATTTTTGATCGAGCGGATCGCTCATTATATGAAGCAAAACGTCTCGGTAAAAATGGAGTAGCTAAACTTTAA